The Flavobacterium marginilacus genome window below encodes:
- a CDS encoding TMEM143 family protein → MKREHYIPFDKEFLLEEQLAEYTGDEKQAEDFKKLFDIIEHYFHYEAFNLIRNIKKNYAFFDPDLPPKERETFKEKSDFSVFKESLHKVLELSNYSRVSQETLDKAFQDSDLIGLKLDIDLDVYKDYEIYVRGQHTAKEKITKYFFWKKKIEVEYYDRVMIYLKYHDADYYKKNKLKKGEKLIEPGTVVLKIFKRVPKNDLETIFPNAIPKMSLTDKLLLWVPGIVGGISLLSAKVIPALINMQAAYQSGETIDLLNSKTSLNQGLIALGILGAYLFRQYNNFVNKKIKYSKMLSDSLYFKNLGNNSGAFYSLLNSSEEEVLKETILAYSFLNKSKTSLTEEELDQQIESWFKTKHSTDLDFDVTEALQKLKNSGLGFETDGKWNVIPLDKALIRMDEIWDGVFNYSELTA, encoded by the coding sequence ATGAAACGAGAACACTACATTCCTTTTGACAAGGAATTCCTGCTCGAAGAGCAGCTTGCTGAATATACCGGAGACGAAAAACAGGCCGAAGATTTCAAAAAACTGTTTGACATCATTGAGCATTATTTTCACTACGAAGCCTTTAACCTGATTCGGAACATAAAAAAGAATTACGCTTTTTTTGATCCTGACCTTCCTCCAAAAGAACGGGAAACATTTAAAGAGAAAAGCGATTTTTCAGTTTTTAAAGAGTCATTACATAAAGTTTTGGAATTAAGCAATTATTCCAGAGTCAGTCAGGAAACTCTGGACAAAGCTTTTCAGGATTCCGATTTGATAGGACTGAAACTGGACATTGATCTGGATGTTTATAAAGACTACGAAATATATGTCAGAGGCCAGCATACTGCCAAAGAAAAGATCACTAAATACTTTTTCTGGAAGAAAAAAATCGAAGTCGAATATTATGACCGCGTGATGATTTACCTCAAATATCACGATGCGGATTATTATAAAAAGAATAAGCTCAAAAAGGGGGAAAAATTAATAGAACCCGGAACCGTCGTTTTGAAGATTTTCAAACGCGTTCCCAAAAACGATCTCGAAACAATTTTCCCAAATGCCATTCCCAAAATGTCGCTGACCGACAAACTGCTGTTATGGGTTCCAGGTATTGTCGGGGGAATCTCGCTGTTGAGTGCCAAAGTGATTCCTGCTTTGATTAATATGCAGGCGGCTTATCAATCCGGTGAAACGATTGATCTTTTGAACAGCAAAACATCGTTGAACCAAGGCTTGATTGCTCTTGGAATTTTGGGTGCTTACTTATTCCGCCAATACAATAACTTCGTGAACAAGAAAATAAAGTATTCCAAGATGCTTTCAGACAGTCTTTATTTCAAAAACCTAGGGAATAACAGCGGGGCATTTTATTCTTTACTGAATTCTTCGGAAGAAGAAGTATTAAAAGAAACCATCCTTGCCTATTCATTTTTGAACAAAAGCAAAACTTCATTGACTGAAGAGGAACTGGATCAGCAAATTGAATCTTGGTTTAAGACAAAACACAGCACCGACCTTGATTTTGATGTGACTGAGGCTTTACAGAAACTAAAAAACAGCGGACTTGGATTTGAAACCGACGGCAAGTGGAATGTAATTCCGCTTGACAAGGCACTCATTAGAATGGATGAGATTTGGGATGGGGTTTTCAATTATAGCGAATTGACAGCTTAA
- a CDS encoding efflux RND transporter permease subunit, translating to MSHQNKEFGISSWAVENRVTVYILTLLIVITGVIAYVTMPREDFPEIIENKVYISSVFPGNSAEDVEKLIIKPLEKEIKNISGVDKITSSSFQDYGMIIVEFEDKVTILDAKTKIKDKVDIVKADTDWPNLDNGSKVEPSVFELNISEEVPILNINLQGNYTTQQLKKYGELLQDDIEEIPEVKKVDILGVDDKEVEIAVDIFKMTAAQVSFDDIQSAVKYENMTLSGGNLISQGSRNNIRIVGEIKDPKELEDIIVKHNGGTVYLKDIAVVSFKEKEKTTYAREKGTEVVMLNVKKRSNQNMISAIEQVKEKIKVAQASYLPSNLKIELTNDQSSRVEHQVDELSNHIIFGIVLVMIVLMFTMGLRNSLFVGAAIPLSMLMAFSILSAFGLTLNTMVLFGLVMGLGMLVDDGIVVVDNVFANMKKGMPRIEASKIGIGEIAWPVISSTATTLMAFLPFALWPGTMGKFMKYFPMTLTVTLTASLFVAMVVNAAMTGGSMDIEDKNVTKKSAKTYSIIFTIIAVIFVFLGNMYDSKFAKAIGHLAIISLGLMWLYKLKLYQWTQDFQHSFFPRMEDRYKSFLAKILTKRRAWYALAGIIGMLFFSFILLGIFPRKVLFFPDNIPNQVIAYIEYPQGTDIEKTNKATLFVEKQVIAILNKYVDPKTSKNYLAESIVSQVGVGAGNPNVDAGSASETPFKGKVTVNFSEFKFRRGINTADILEEIRGKVKGIAGATVTVEKDANGPPAGYPISIQLTGIDYDEMLKEADKMITFINSKNIPGIERLSIDVNKESPELEVKVDRISAGSLGVSTGQLGFNLRRSVYGQEISTYKEGDDDYNITMRMQDDQRKNENILFNQALTFRNPANGQMMQVPISAVSETEKTTTYNQIKRKNQKRIMTVYSNVLTGYNGDEITKQIAADLKGYQLPKTVTYSFSGVQEEQGKNQSFLMYALFLAMAGITIIIVLQFNSVSKTIVILFTVILSFSGVFYGYVIANMDFVILMTMMGIISLAGIVVKNGIVLMDFFVLLLDKKVADNHLQSHDDLTLEEIKEVIIESGKSRLRPVLLTALTAVLGLIPLAIGLNFDFFSLITDLNPHIFMGGDNVIFWGPLAWTIIFGLTYATVLTLIMVPVMFYLVKRTKYWLRDRRKSVTAEE from the coding sequence ATGAGCCATCAAAATAAAGAATTCGGAATATCAAGCTGGGCTGTCGAAAACCGCGTAACAGTCTATATACTGACACTGCTGATTGTAATTACCGGAGTCATTGCCTATGTTACCATGCCGAGAGAGGATTTTCCGGAAATCATAGAAAACAAGGTTTACATTTCATCTGTTTTCCCAGGAAACTCGGCAGAGGACGTGGAGAAATTAATCATCAAACCGCTTGAAAAGGAAATCAAAAACATCAGCGGTGTAGATAAAATCACATCCAGTTCCTTTCAGGATTACGGAATGATTATCGTTGAGTTCGAAGACAAAGTCACCATTTTGGACGCCAAAACCAAAATCAAGGACAAAGTAGATATCGTAAAAGCAGATACCGACTGGCCAAACCTTGACAACGGAAGCAAAGTAGAACCAAGCGTTTTTGAATTGAACATTTCGGAAGAAGTGCCGATTCTAAACATCAATCTACAGGGAAACTACACCACACAGCAGCTTAAAAAATACGGAGAATTACTTCAGGACGATATTGAAGAAATTCCTGAAGTAAAAAAAGTAGACATTCTGGGTGTTGATGACAAAGAAGTGGAAATTGCTGTTGATATTTTCAAAATGACAGCAGCGCAGGTTTCGTTTGATGACATTCAAAGTGCCGTGAAATATGAAAACATGACGCTTTCGGGAGGAAATTTAATTTCGCAGGGATCCAGAAATAACATCCGAATTGTGGGTGAAATCAAAGATCCTAAAGAACTGGAAGACATTATCGTAAAACACAACGGAGGAACCGTTTACCTGAAAGACATTGCGGTAGTCAGTTTCAAAGAAAAAGAAAAAACTACTTACGCCCGTGAGAAAGGAACCGAAGTAGTAATGCTAAACGTGAAGAAACGTTCCAACCAGAATATGATTTCGGCAATCGAACAGGTTAAAGAAAAGATCAAAGTAGCTCAAGCTTCCTATCTGCCTTCCAATCTAAAAATCGAATTAACAAACGACCAATCATCACGCGTTGAACATCAGGTTGATGAACTTTCAAACCATATTATTTTTGGTATTGTACTGGTAATGATAGTACTAATGTTTACAATGGGACTGCGTAACTCCTTGTTTGTAGGAGCAGCAATTCCGCTGTCAATGCTGATGGCGTTTAGTATACTTTCCGCTTTTGGACTAACGCTGAACACGATGGTTCTTTTTGGATTGGTTATGGGACTGGGAATGCTCGTGGACGACGGTATTGTGGTGGTAGACAACGTATTTGCCAATATGAAAAAAGGAATGCCGCGCATTGAGGCTTCCAAAATAGGTATCGGCGAAATCGCGTGGCCGGTAATTTCTTCTACAGCCACTACCTTGATGGCCTTTCTTCCTTTTGCCTTATGGCCTGGAACTATGGGTAAATTCATGAAATATTTTCCAATGACACTGACAGTAACACTTACTGCTTCATTATTTGTTGCTATGGTTGTCAATGCTGCTATGACAGGAGGTTCCATGGATATTGAAGACAAAAACGTAACTAAAAAATCAGCAAAAACGTATTCCATAATCTTTACGATAATTGCAGTAATTTTTGTGTTTCTTGGAAACATGTATGATTCAAAATTTGCTAAAGCCATTGGTCACTTGGCTATTATTTCATTAGGGCTTATGTGGCTGTATAAATTGAAACTGTATCAATGGACACAGGATTTTCAGCATAGTTTTTTTCCTAGAATGGAAGACCGATACAAATCCTTTCTAGCTAAAATTTTGACCAAAAGAAGAGCTTGGTATGCCCTAGCCGGAATTATTGGAATGCTGTTTTTCTCTTTTATCCTTTTGGGAATATTCCCGAGAAAAGTACTTTTCTTCCCGGATAATATTCCGAATCAGGTAATCGCTTATATCGAATACCCACAAGGGACCGATATAGAAAAAACCAATAAAGCTACTTTATTTGTGGAAAAACAGGTGATTGCCATTTTGAATAAATATGTAGATCCAAAAACCAGCAAAAACTATTTGGCCGAATCCATCGTCTCCCAAGTGGGAGTTGGTGCAGGAAATCCAAATGTAGATGCAGGATCGGCCTCGGAAACTCCTTTCAAAGGAAAAGTAACGGTGAATTTCTCCGAATTTAAATTCAGAAGAGGCATCAACACCGCTGACATTCTAGAAGAAATCAGAGGTAAAGTAAAAGGAATCGCCGGAGCAACGGTAACTGTTGAAAAAGATGCCAACGGACCACCGGCTGGATATCCTATTAGTATTCAGCTTACCGGAATCGATTATGACGAAATGCTGAAAGAAGCTGACAAAATGATCACTTTTATCAATTCCAAAAACATTCCTGGAATTGAGCGTTTGAGCATCGATGTAAACAAGGAAAGTCCTGAACTGGAGGTAAAAGTAGATCGCATAAGCGCAGGAAGTCTGGGTGTTTCGACAGGACAATTGGGTTTTAACCTGCGCCGTTCTGTTTATGGACAGGAAATCTCGACCTACAAAGAAGGCGATGACGATTACAACATCACGATGCGTATGCAGGATGACCAGCGTAAAAACGAAAACATACTGTTCAATCAAGCACTGACTTTCAGAAATCCAGCTAACGGGCAAATGATGCAGGTGCCTATTTCGGCGGTTTCCGAAACAGAAAAAACGACCACCTACAACCAAATCAAAAGGAAGAACCAAAAACGAATCATGACGGTTTATTCCAATGTTTTGACCGGTTACAATGGAGACGAAATCACCAAACAGATTGCTGCCGATTTAAAAGGCTATCAATTACCAAAGACGGTTACCTATTCGTTCTCTGGAGTGCAGGAAGAGCAAGGGAAAAACCAAAGTTTCCTGATGTATGCGCTGTTTTTGGCTATGGCCGGTATCACCATCATCATCGTACTTCAGTTTAATTCGGTTTCCAAAACCATAGTTATTCTGTTTACAGTAATCCTGAGTTTCAGCGGGGTATTTTATGGTTATGTTATCGCCAATATGGATTTTGTGATCCTGATGACTATGATGGGAATCATTTCGCTGGCGGGTATCGTGGTGAAGAACGGAATCGTATTAATGGATTTCTTCGTATTGTTATTAGACAAAAAAGTAGCTGATAATCATTTACAAAGCCACGACGATTTAACGCTTGAAGAAATCAAGGAAGTAATCATTGAATCTGGTAAATCAAGGCTGCGTCCTGTATTGCTGACGGCACTTACTGCCGTATTGGGATTGATTCCGCTGGCTATTGGACTGAACTTTGACTTCTTCTCTTTAATAACCGACTTGAATCCGCACATATTTATGGGAGGAGACAACGTTATTTTCTGGGGACCATTGGCCTGGACCATCATTTTCGGATTGACTTACGCAACGGTCTTGACCCTGATTATGGTACCAGTGATGTTCTATCTGGTAAAAAGAACCAAATATTGGTTAAGAGACCGAAGAAAATCAGTAACTGCTGAAGAATAA